DNA sequence from the Pseudophryne corroboree isolate aPseCor3 chromosome 6, aPseCor3.hap2, whole genome shotgun sequence genome:
gtcaatcttcttgcgaccgccagtgcgactcagagcgtcgctagatcctgtgcaaaagcacattggccgttgtacctgtacgacgcgcgtgcgcattgcggcgcatacgcatgcacagatcagCCCCGTTTTGACATGATCGCTGCGCTCTGAAAATccgtagcgagtgatcaactcggaatgaccccctatgggcggtATTAAAAGGATATATCACTCCTTTCTAAAGTATTCCCCATTatagcgcatattgcgcccatagcaatcaggtttagctgcgcaaaGTGTTGGACGCCCTCGCTACTACGGGGGTAGCGAACTGATAGGATTATACCACGCCcgttagcagaaacagaacagttgtggaagggggtgaaaagaattgaataccgccctacgtGTTGCATAATGCTGGCTATATGGACATGCAATCGGAGAAAATCCCTACTCCCTCCCTCCTCCCGTTCCCTATCACAGGGAGAAATGGGCTCCTATTAGTCACACAGACATTGCCATGTAAGTACATGAGGTCACGGACTATATGACATCATCAGGGTGTGTCTAACTACTCAGCTATATGACGTGGCGCCTGTTATAGCTTATACCTTACAGAGGTCAGTGTACACATGTGGAAACTATAGTGTCACCATTATTACACCTTCAAATACATGTATAAACCTCTCATTTACGTTTTTACAACACCTCAATTCGCCCAAGACTCCCACATTTCGCTGCCTCCATAAACTTGCAGCCCAGAGCTGCTGCCGTATTGTGGGCCCAGCACTCGTGTCCCGAGGAAATATCAGTAACTGGTATACGGTTTCTCAAACATGAACAGTGCCATTGCCTAGGCCCAAGCGTGACCAACCGGATCTGTGCCCGATGTGCATGGATCTAATGATGAGCGCTGAAGCCACGCAACCAGATCACATGTGGCAGCACCCGTAGGACAATTTGATCTGAGACAACCACATTGGTCACGCAGATGAACGTCTCTCTGTGGTCTGTTTAACAATTAGTATTCCGCCTACAGATCCTGCGGGAAGGATGTATAATGTGCAGGTGCGGATCGGATATATAACAGGTTCTAGTGTATCCATCACATTACCCACCTCTGCTACGTTCTCCATCCCCGGACCTGCACTGTCTCTCTGCCTTTTGGAGGGTGTCCCGATGGGTTCGGCAGAAGCCTCAGAAGAGCTGGCAGATGGGCGCAGGGCCTGGGTGGGCGGTGGCTCTGGGGGTGAGGTTGGTGCAGAAGCTATGAGAAGGACAATGAGGTCCCCGGATATGATGCCGCAGGACTCCAGGTGACTGTCATCCTCGGTGAGGGCGTCTCTGCCGTTCAGCGTGATGGCGAAAGCTGCATCTGAGCTGGAAGGAAAACTCAGAGCTTCAAAGGGGCAGAACTGTTTCTGATCCAATGCGTGTACTGTGATTTCCCGTACACCGCACCTTGGGTCCAGCACTATACACCTACCTGTACCCCAGCGAGGGGAGCAGAGACTCCGACAGCTTCCTACGCAGGTCTCCCAGCAGCGGCTTCTCCTCCTCCAGCAGCAGATGGTGGGTCTGTTTCCCCGCTCTCACCCTAAGCTTCATCCTCACACACGGTGGGTTCCTGGAGGGAGCGGCGCTGTCCTATCGTAGGAGGGGGTCCCCAGTACCGGCCAGTGTGGTGCAGAGCTGTATAAAGGAAAGAGCTGCTGAGTCACAGACACATCTCTGTATATACCACTCTCCTGCTGCAGAGCCAGCTTTCACTTTCATTTTTGGATatataggggtcgattctattcggcaactgatgaatagcgctgggaattagctcccgacgctattcaattcagcaactaattacctacaattgtcgggaattcttctctcacccccgggggatgagagaagaaatccgacaaaggtgctgcctcgcggccggcgcgaggcttattctgtcgggaatcagcctcgcgccggggagttaagtcggagaatgcccgttctcccgacaattcaacctgttttgtcggcgagaatgggccatcgccgacgtaactagttgctgaattgaatagcgtcgggagctaattcccagcgctattcatcagttgccgaatagaatcgaccccatagtgaTTTGGGAACAGAAAACTCAGGGTAGACGGAGCGGTTATGGGACGGAGATGATCCCTTTATTTCCAATACGTGTAtaacttatcttatggaaaatacataTTGGCCCAGGACAGATTCAGGAATCgagttcctgattatgtcatataATGAGAGGTTCGGGAAGAGACTTCCTGCTGAAAAACAGCACTGTGTCCGATTCAGTTAGGAACAAAGCCAAAAATGGACacatttgcaccttggtaaaaccatgttgcactgcaggtgggggaagatttaaaagctgtccagcatttatgGGCTAATCAtggaaagcagccaatatttactctgcatgcaaaataataaatgtattaccCCCGCCACCCACCGCCCTTGCGTTACATCATGGTTTGTTCCAGTAGCAAGTGGCTACTTCTTATTTTAATGTGTTCCTATCTCAGAATCGGGCCCAATGTCAGTAACACTGGATAAAGGATGCAAGAGGGTGGGGGACTGTTAGAATCTGCAGAGTTGGGAAAATTAGCAGAATATAAAACCATCATCCAGGACGAACCACTACCTGAATCAGCCGCAGCACCGGGAGGGGCGCAGGGAGCTCACACTTGCCTAGCTTTTGGAGAAGAGGTCTAAGAGGCAGTAGGGAGTGACCGACGCATTTTACACTATTACACGCTGCACAACGGTGAGATTTGTAACCCCACAAAGAATAAAAGTGCAGTCTGATCCGGGAGGGTGCCTACTCTCTGCAAGGGCGGCTCCCTAAAAACATAGGGCGTCTGCTGGACATtccaagagagtaggcaagtatggacaaaAGCATACGTCGCTGCTGTCCTGACTGTGGATGAACAGTGGCAATCAGTGGACCTCGGCAGGGAACAGGGAGCTCATACTTCCCTAGTTTTTTTTAGAAGAGCCTCACAAGACTAGTGTGTGCCATGACGCGTTTCGCTGCCGGGGGAAGGGCCTTATACTGGAGTGGATGCGATGTAGTGAAACAGCTAATACAGGACATGACACAAAGGaaaaggagggagcagcagcatccTGGTGGGGAAACAGTAGGGTCTATCGTATAATATACCTACAGTACACAAGTAAGAGTGCAAGCTCTTCAGTCCAGTCCCTACACAAGCCACAGTGAGAGCAGAGCTCAGAGGGGCATCCCAAGGCCTCTCTGCTCAGTCACTACGTCACCGTCTGCACTCACAGGAGGACCTGCTGCCGccctcactcacccagcagcagccgcagcagcaaACTCAGCGTGACGCAGCCAGAGCGTGGTGACGTCACCAACTGACTGCCGGCAACATCTCCCGGTCCGACGAGAGTGAGAGTGTGGCGGAAGTGATCCCTCTCTATCCACCCGGGCCGCTGTGACGCCAGGCGCTCACGTGACGCACGCCGTCGGACCAGGCGGCCATGTTAGAGAGGGTGGCGGAAGTGGATCAGCCAAGTGGGCGGAAGTGAGGGGAAAATCTGCGACGTGCGATCCGGTGccggctgtgctgtgtgtgtgtgactgtcactgACTGTGTGTGTGCGGGGCCGCCGCCATGAGCCGTAGCTACAACGATGAGTTGCAGTACCTGGACAAGATCCACAAGAACTGCTGGAGGATCCGCAAGGGCTTCGTCCCCAACATGCAGGTGCTGTCCCATGGCCCCAGATTACCCCCCTCCCCACCATCCAGCTGCTGGTAGGGCATGCTGCGACCTGTAGTTCCCCACCACCAGCtgcttctgtttttttttctctcccacgtGTCACAGAGCGCATTGCAGGGTCAGCACCGGGTagagtgacagcaacatgcaggctAGGGTGGGCGAGAGCACATGGTGAGGGTAGGGGAACTCTCGGCTTCTTGTAGGCCTAGGGCATGCTGTGGTGAGTCGCAGAGGAGGGGGCGATGAGCCTGTGCCCAACGTTAGGGTGAGCGCACTGTGTCCCGAGTTGCTGAGATCCAAAAGATGGGAGAAGAGGTGGCATGGGTGGTGCTAAGGAGAGCGAAAGGACAGAGGGCCCTGCCAGTGACAGCTTCCaccaaagattatatatatatatacattgtgttgACAGTCCCATGAGTGCCACCTCAGTTGtggaagtatatacacacacagtataatcAAGAATGGCTGTCCTGTCTCTGTTATGCGCAGTGGGTGCCGGGGTACACGACTGTTGTACACCCCTACATCCCCCTGGGGCACTGGTAATGGGCAGCATCAAGCAGCGGGTGTTCTCAATGTTGTGGCCGGGAGTTATGCACAATGACGAGAGACGACTAGTGACCGGGTGAATTACAGTTCCAAACAAAAAAAGACGTATAGTAGAGAGAGGACGTGCGCCTAATGGTGTAACATTTAGGAGGTTAAAAGTATGTATGTTATATTCCTCATACCAAAAAGAAAAACTAGTGCTGCTAATCTGTCATGGGATTCCTGGATTAGTAAATACCCTTCAGTAGTCTGTCTGGTGGTATGTGTGTTGTTTTCCTGACTGAGCTGCTTAATCAGTGTATTGAAGGATAAACTCACACTCAAACACCTAAAGGggaaaacagacacacacacacgtacgtacatatAATATGACCATTGATTCCCCCATATGAAACCTTACAAAAGAATAAAGTGATAAGCGCGTTCATATGTGACATACATCTCTCTCTGGCGGCCGCGTTTAGGTGGAAGGTGTGTTCTACGTGAATGACCCTCTGGAAAAGTTGATGTTTGAGGAGCTGAGAAACGCCTGCAGAGGAGGAGGTAAGTCCGCACCTAATTCTATCATATTGCATTAACGCAGAATGATGTTTAGACCGGTCACACCTGGCGTTACCATGCCGACTTGGTCATAGAGGTACGGTAACAGTATGGTTTCCCTAGCTGATGGATATCATCAAAAGTACCCTACATGGGGGCGATTGAATTCTCTGCTCTGTGTGGCCGGAAGGGTCGTGGAGGCCGTCTGTGTCAATGAATCTTCACTTATTTTTCCACGGCGTCCCATAGTTACACAGGAAAACAAGTGAAGATTGCTTAGCATAATAAGCAGTGATGTGCGCAGCCAGACATTGCGGTAGCACGTTGTGGAGAATGTATTGCCCCCTGATTTATTAGGATGGAGTAACAAATGAACAAGTCCTTCCCAGTGTTAGTCACAGCGTCAAACCAAACAGCAATTACTCAGCTGGGAATAAGTTGATATCAAATGTGGTAAATTCTCAATTGATATAGTGGAAACTTGTGGCACTGTGGGTTCATTATTGGCATAAGACAGAGCCGCAGCATCTGCAAAATCTTGCGCAATTTACAATTTGCGCATGCTTGGAAAACCGAAAATGGTCTCAGACGTTGCGTCTGCATTGGTAAGTAGCTTTGTGCAAGCCGCATCTGGAATGGACGGAGTCTAATGTGTAATGAGTGGCGGACAAACGGAACAGATGCATCTTATGGGCCTGTAGCGCAATTTGCGTGCGTGTGTGAGGGACCCGGATCTCTGTGGACACAGCCTTTGCACTCTGTACCAGACACTGATCATGGCAGCTACAGAAGAACAGTGAGCGGAGCGACTCGTACTCCTCTAGAGGCACGGACGCTCACATAGATAAGCTGATACCTGCATTACCACACAGTAGTGAGTAGTATCACCTGCTCTTTCCTTTCTCCTTACTTCATACTTGTATTATTGTACTGGGAATGTTACTGACTGTGACTGTATTGTGCTGCGGCCCAGCCGGACTCACTGAGCCTTATATGAGCCTCTGCTACTCCCCTGAGATGCTGCTGTAGCCACACAGAGGGCGTTTGTGCAAACCGCTCCCCGTGTGCAATCGTCCGTGTCACTAGTAGCATCCTATTGGGTTCTGTTTCCTTCGCAGTTTAGCAGATGACAGCAGgcgtctgattggtttctatgtggAACATCGCCTCACTACCCTCACCTGTACATCAGTTGTTGTACTTGCCCCTGTTACTGGGACTTACATAATGTCCGTTTCCTCTGCTTAGGATAATAGTAGCTGACATTAGGATTTGTCCtatagggggaggtgtatcaaacctcaGAGAGAAATtgaaagtggagaagtttcccttAGCAGCTGTCACTttacagactgtgctagataaatgatagttataagctgattggttgctatgggcaacttcactttatctctctcttgatacatctccccttgagTGGGTTTATATTGTGTTACTTTCATGTTGGGAATGTGTTGCTGTAGCGTCCTGTGTTACGCATGTAGCGGGTATAGAGGGGGAGTGTGACGTACATTGCTTGTAACAGGGAACCGTTACTGCGCCATCCCTTTGCCTGCCCATAATAAATTATTACACCTGACCCTTATCTGCAGCATTTAGAtttttataatatattattattttattttaatttagctCCGCAGTAAATTTGTATTTTCCCTTCCAGCGGCCGGTGGGTTTCTTCCGGCAATGAAGCAGATTGGCAATGTGGCAGCGCTACCAGGAATCATCCATGTAAGAATATTATTGCATACCGTTTGCTGCTGTTTATAGTCTACACTCGGGGATTGTCTCCGGGAGGAAGggagaaggaggggagggggggtcttGGAGGTTTTGACTTCAAATGGCCAAAATTTTGGATGTGACGCTGCGCTGGAGCTGATGTATGCGGTCAGCGTAATACAGTAGTATAATCAGTGATGCATCGTGTCAAGTCTCACAGATTTCACCCAAGAAATGTAGAAGTCACTTTGTACTGTGACTATAATCCAATTTCCCATTCATTTCAGGGCAGACGAAAGAAACTGTCAGGAGAGTTTAGGATCACTGTCTGGGGCATGCcgctctttattattattattattattatcctttatttaaatggcgccacaagggatccgcagcgcctcattacacagtacataaatgtAAAATCAAAACAgaacaatagtgacttacagttaatACCATATAAGACAGGTGCAGGGTAAATAACACTGACGTAGGTAtcggggtggcagaaaaccgcgggattaGGTGCCGTGGAGGATGGTTTAGGTAAGTGAAGGATGAGcacgagggttgagggccctgcactTCCCCTACTGCCCAATACCTGAGAGCACAGACGTGTCCCATAGAGATCAGCAGTTATCACTCTGTGCTGAACGTTCACCTCTATTAGACAGCGCTGGGGAAGTGTATTGTGAGCAGGTGCAGTAATATGTCAGCGTGCAGGGAAATAGCTGCTGATTGTTGTGGCTCCCACGTATAGATGTGATTTATGTATAATACGTATGGTTTAGTGCCAGTATCTTAAGATTACGAACAGTTTGCTGTTATGTTTACCTGCCCTCTCCGTATCCATCCATCCTGGTGGCTGAGTATATGCAGCCGTGACGTCACATGGGTCACGGCGATCCTGCAGTGTCGCACATCTGCTCCTGTGGTTGTTCCGTTTCTGCACTGATTACGTGAATGTGTTTTCTTCCCCCATAGAGGTCCATTGGGCTCCCTGATGTCCACTCTGGCTATGGATTTGCCATTGGAAACATGGCGGCTTTTGACATGACTAACCCAGAGGCTGTTGTCTCCCCAGGTACATTATAATTCTGTCATTCTCTTTACTGTTTACATTACATTGTACAATAGTTATAATTAACTAGTGTTGTCATCAGTCCTGCACACTGCATAGTGTAAcaaaccctggggcagatgtattaacctggagacggcataaggaagtgatgtgtgcaaggtgataaacgcaccagccaatcagctccaatatgtaaattaacaggagctgattggctggtgcatgtatcaccttgcacttacagtatcactggtttatcactgctttatgccatctccaggcttaatacatctgccccattatacacCAGGCAGTTCTAGGACATATGATCTATAACTCCCAGCATTCATACACAATGAGCCCCATCTCCAATCTGCCTAAGCCCCGCCCCTGCCTGCCCACAAATGTCCACTAGTGGATGAAAGACCACCCCTTTGTGGCGGCCTATTGTGACTGTCGGGATGGTTTGGGCGATATCTCTTTTACTAAAATATAATGTTTATTTGATGTCTAAAGGATTCTTTCACTTCACTTGGAACAATAGACAAATCTTACTCGGTACCTGACGATGACCCTTCTATTTCCTGCAGGGGGTGTCGGATTTGACATTAACTGCGGGGTCCGTTTGCTGCGCACAAATCTTGACGAGGGCGATGTGCAGCCAGTAAAGGAACAGCTTGCTCAGTCCATGTTTGACCACATTCCCGTCGGCGTGGGATCAAAGGGAGTAATCCCGATGAGCGCCAAGTATGTAGCGGCACAAGTTATTCTCATACGTGAAGTTTAGCTTAAAGTGCTGTTCCTGATGAAGCCTTGTAACTGGTATGGTGTACCAACCTTTCTGTTCTGTTGTTCTAGGGACCTAGAGGAGGCCCTGGAGATGGGTGTGGACTGGTCCCTGAGGGAGGGCTACGCGTGGGCTGAGGACAAGGAACACTGTGAGGAATACGGCCGGATGTTGCAGGCGGACCCTAGCAAGGTTTCCTCCAAGGCCAAGAAGCGAGGCCTCCCCCAGGTGCCTACTAATTCCGTTTTCCCGAGTCACGTTTCTGATCCCTGCTCATAAGGGTCGTACTCGGTCTACTGTTAGTTATCCCCAGGGAGTGGCTGCCTCCTCCCAGGATCATTTCTAGTTGGGTAAAATACTGTTCTAAGAATATAGTAAAACTTTATGTTTGCTAATCTTGTACCCGTTGCCCCTGGGTCAGTGTACCACCGGGTTATCAGGCGGATAGTTTCGTTATCCATACTTTCTCCGCAGCTGGGAACCCTCGGGGCCGGAAACCACTATGCAGAGATCCAGGTGGTGGATGAGATCTTTGATGAGTACGCTGCCAAGAAAATGGGCATTGACCACAAGGGTCAGGTGTGTGTGATGATCCACAGCGGCAGTCGAGGACTCGGGCATCAGGTGGCAACAGGTTTGTGTAGATGCCCTCTGGTGTACATTGCTTATGTCACAACCTGCCCATTATATTTATACAGCGTACGTGAAAAGATATTATATCAGTACATATGGGTCACCCATAGATTGTTCCTCAGAGATGTCCACATGAGCATAGAAAGTGGGTTTAGGGCCCACATTCATCATGGCTTCATTTCCAAGTAGTTTTGGTAGAGACCATATTGGTTCCATGTTCTTTGCTAAGTTGTCCTCTGGCTCTTCTACATGATGACTGCGATGGTCTTCTTGCAGATGCTCTGGTCGCTATGGAGAAAGCCATGAAGAGAGATAAGATCATTGTGAACGACCGACAGCTGGCGTGTGCCAGAATCTCCTCTAATGAAGGGCAGGACTACCTGAAAGGCATGGCCGCCGCAGG
Encoded proteins:
- the RTCB gene encoding RNA-splicing ligase RtcB homolog encodes the protein MSRSYNDELQYLDKIHKNCWRIRKGFVPNMQVEGVFYVNDPLEKLMFEELRNACRGGAAGGFLPAMKQIGNVAALPGIIHRSIGLPDVHSGYGFAIGNMAAFDMTNPEAVVSPGGVGFDINCGVRLLRTNLDEGDVQPVKEQLAQSMFDHIPVGVGSKGVIPMSAKDLEEALEMGVDWSLREGYAWAEDKEHCEEYGRMLQADPSKVSSKAKKRGLPQLGTLGAGNHYAEIQVVDEIFDEYAAKKMGIDHKGQVCVMIHSGSRGLGHQVATDALVAMEKAMKRDKIIVNDRQLACARISSNEGQDYLKGMAAAGNYAWVNRSSMTFLTRQAFAKVFNTTPDDLDMHVIYDVSHNIAKVEQHVVEGKERTLLVHRKGSTRAFPPHHPLIAVDFQLTGQPVLIGGTMGTCSYVLTGTEQGMTETFGTTCHGAGRALSRAKSRRNLDFQDVLDKLADMGIAIRVASPKLVMEEAPESYKNVTDVVNTCHDAGISKKAIKLRPIAVIKG